The proteins below are encoded in one region of Holophagaceae bacterium:
- a CDS encoding HAMP domain-containing protein: MMSQPLKWLRSLHAKLFLVMALVTSVLTVAVAFNITRNSRRELETYSKNLTIEAARTIETEILERDPNFRDKRKVEEMLESIAGEDRSIFQMDVFQRIDKSDKVDLLVSSGVDTEIKWTPDLGRYMSLAGPTVEPVDLSTGNKGWKVYLPIHNPRADRPPIGLIRAYCDLERWETVWINNRRGTWKMLPWVILGEFILLWVILGIFVNDPLRNITQAMERLEQGDAAARASVGHTDELGSIANRFNQMASQLQRASGERESFIEEIRGLNANLQNRIDAALADLQAKNAELESLVERNSLLREELGQQERLAVAGQLTATFAHEVGTPLNLVNSHLQLLERQGDLTDKTRDRLGVIHSQIQRVGEIVRRLLDMTRRPQLKQEAVSLNGLVDGLQQLWLPTLAAHGVDFEVDSPKDVVVSADRKQMEQLFINLVNNAVDAMPGGGHIHLKVRPAGEGWSVELKDSGHGIPADVLPKVFKPMFTTKPEGKGTGLGLPICREIVRTHGGEIRLESEVGQGTTVIFSLPGLARAVA, translated from the coding sequence ATGATGTCCCAGCCCCTGAAATGGCTGAGAAGCCTCCACGCGAAACTGTTCCTGGTGATGGCGCTGGTGACCAGCGTGCTCACCGTGGCCGTGGCCTTCAACATCACCCGCAACAGCCGCCGGGAGCTGGAGACCTATTCGAAAAACCTCACAATAGAAGCGGCCCGGACCATCGAGACCGAAATCCTCGAGCGAGATCCCAACTTCAGGGACAAGCGCAAGGTCGAGGAAATGCTGGAGAGCATCGCCGGGGAGGACCGCAGCATCTTCCAGATGGATGTGTTCCAGCGGATCGATAAATCCGACAAGGTGGATCTCCTGGTCTCCAGCGGAGTGGATACCGAGATTAAGTGGACTCCGGACCTCGGCAGGTACATGAGCCTGGCGGGGCCGACGGTCGAGCCCGTGGACCTGAGCACCGGCAACAAGGGCTGGAAGGTCTACCTGCCCATCCACAACCCCAGGGCGGACCGCCCGCCCATCGGCCTCATCCGGGCCTACTGCGACCTGGAGCGGTGGGAAACGGTGTGGATCAACAATCGGAGGGGCACCTGGAAAATGCTGCCCTGGGTGATCCTCGGGGAATTCATCCTGCTGTGGGTGATCCTGGGCATTTTCGTGAATGATCCGTTGCGCAACATCACCCAGGCGATGGAACGGCTGGAACAGGGCGATGCGGCGGCCCGCGCATCGGTGGGCCACACGGATGAATTGGGTTCCATCGCCAACCGCTTCAATCAGATGGCGAGCCAGCTCCAGCGGGCGTCCGGCGAGCGCGAGTCCTTCATCGAAGAGATCCGCGGCCTCAACGCGAACCTGCAAAACCGCATCGACGCGGCGCTGGCGGACCTGCAGGCCAAGAACGCGGAGCTGGAGTCACTGGTGGAACGCAACTCCTTGCTGCGGGAAGAGCTCGGCCAGCAGGAGCGGCTGGCGGTGGCCGGGCAGTTGACGGCCACCTTCGCCCACGAGGTGGGCACGCCGCTGAACCTGGTGAACAGCCACCTCCAGCTTCTGGAACGGCAAGGCGATCTCACGGATAAAACCAGGGACCGCCTGGGGGTCATCCATTCGCAGATCCAACGGGTGGGCGAGATCGTGCGGCGCCTGCTGGACATGACCCGGCGGCCCCAGCTCAAGCAGGAGGCCGTGTCCCTCAACGGTCTGGTGGACGGTTTGCAGCAGCTCTGGCTGCCGACCCTGGCGGCGCATGGCGTGGATTTCGAGGTGGATTCGCCCAAGGATGTCGTGGTGAGCGCGGACCGCAAGCAGATGGAGCAGCTCTTCATCAACCTCGTGAACAACGCGGTGGATGCCATGCCCGGAGGCGGCCACATCCACCTGAAGGTCCGCCCGGCCGGGGAGGGCTGGAGCGTGGAGCTCAAGGACAGCGGGCATGGCATACCCGCCGATGTCCTGCCCAAGGTCTTCAAGCCCATGTTCACCACCAAGCCCGAAGGCAAAGGCACGGGCCTCGGACTCCCCATCTGCCGCGAGATCGTCCGCACCCACGGCGGCGAGATCCGCCTGGAAAGCGAAGTGGGCCAAGGCACCACGGTGATCTTCAGCCTGCCTGGCCTGGCAAGGGCTGTGGCCTAG
- a CDS encoding peptidylprolyl isomerase produces the protein MLRSTLITLASLSLVAQTSKPEAKAEPKAQQNPGIVAGVSTNSPSLPGPGAKAPEDKLIAKVGDEVIRESDIEQGLQGITPQQRQQMESSPQARQQYVKSYIEFRLLVTKGKKLGLHHTDPFKKKLAFAADQIVATELMARDQETLKKKLEQSEVDPKAYYEAHKDKFQTTVDTYSARHILVKVKANEQDKDGVSDAEGKAKLAKIQAEVKAGKKLADLAKEYSDDPGSKNNGGLYENFDPGQMVPEFGNAVRTQAIGVVGEPVKTQFGYHIVEVTAKAPKGTLKPFESVSKDIPQMAQAERQEKVWNEYLDGIKKEIPFEVYGETKAGAVKAEAPAAAGKAAPETKKADAGAKKADAGAKKTGAPAKKADTAAAPKKQN, from the coding sequence ATGCTGCGAAGCACCCTCATCACCCTTGCCAGCCTGAGCCTCGTGGCCCAGACCTCCAAACCCGAAGCCAAGGCCGAGCCCAAGGCGCAGCAGAATCCTGGCATCGTGGCTGGTGTTTCCACCAATTCGCCAAGCCTCCCCGGGCCCGGCGCGAAGGCGCCCGAGGACAAGCTCATCGCCAAGGTCGGCGACGAAGTGATCCGCGAGTCCGACATCGAGCAGGGGCTCCAAGGCATCACGCCCCAGCAGCGCCAGCAGATGGAGTCGAGCCCCCAGGCCCGCCAGCAGTATGTCAAGAGCTACATCGAATTCCGCCTCCTGGTCACCAAAGGCAAGAAACTGGGCCTCCACCACACGGACCCCTTCAAAAAGAAACTTGCCTTCGCGGCCGACCAGATCGTCGCGACGGAATTGATGGCCAGGGACCAGGAAACCCTGAAGAAGAAGCTGGAACAGTCTGAAGTCGACCCCAAGGCCTACTACGAGGCCCATAAGGACAAGTTCCAGACCACCGTGGACACCTACTCCGCGCGCCACATCCTCGTGAAGGTGAAGGCCAACGAGCAGGACAAGGACGGAGTGAGCGACGCCGAAGGCAAGGCCAAGCTGGCCAAGATCCAGGCCGAAGTGAAGGCCGGCAAGAAGCTGGCTGATCTCGCCAAGGAATACTCGGACGACCCGGGCAGCAAGAACAACGGCGGCCTCTACGAGAATTTCGATCCGGGCCAGATGGTGCCTGAATTCGGGAACGCGGTGAGGACCCAGGCCATCGGCGTGGTGGGCGAGCCCGTGAAGACGCAGTTCGGATACCACATCGTGGAAGTCACGGCCAAGGCTCCGAAGGGCACCTTGAAGCCGTTCGAATCCGTATCGAAGGACATTCCTCAGATGGCCCAGGCCGAGCGCCAGGAAAAGGTCTGGAACGAATACCTGGATGGGATCAAGAAGGAGATCCCCTTCGAGGTCTACGGCGAAACGAAGGCTGGCGCCGTGAAGGCGGAAGCCCCGGCTGCCGCTGGGAAGGCCGCCCCGGAGACCAAGAAGGCCGATGCGGGCGCCAAGAAGGCTGATGCGGGAGCCAAGAAGACTGGCGCCCCCGCCAAGAAGGCCGACACCGCGGCCGCGCCCAAAAAGCAGAACTGA
- the bioA gene encoding adenosylmethionine--8-amino-7-oxononanoate transaminase: MPSPLPESWPGRLALDHAHVWHPFTQMKDHELDPPIPVIGGEGCDLVLANGDRVLDGISSWWTCLHGHGHPKLMAALERQGARLDHVMFAGLTHEPAIELVARLRPRLPHGLTRCFFSDNGSTAVEVALKMAFQAQFQKGQTQRIRFGALHMGYHGDTLGAVGVGELDNFMTGLFRPLLLRCERLAVPEDPRRELDADLAGWPEALETARRSLQLFFEHHGDGLAAFIAEPLLQAAGGMRMWPPELLAELRAQCDAYGVYLILDEVMTGFGRTGSFFAHSQAGVAPDLLCLSKGLTGGVLPLSLTWATDEIYGCFWADHAEGKAFLHGHSYTANPLACAVACASLALFDEQPVMEQAARLGEAMRSAWSQLTQHPAVRRPRILGTVAAAQLVDPATGAPHPVDARFGWRLHRKAIEAGLLIRPIGDCLYFMPPLGTPPSRAKEAVDTITRLLK; this comes from the coding sequence ATGCCTTCCCCGCTGCCCGAATCCTGGCCCGGCCGCCTGGCCCTGGACCATGCCCATGTCTGGCACCCCTTCACGCAGATGAAGGACCACGAATTGGATCCGCCCATCCCGGTCATCGGCGGCGAAGGCTGCGACCTGGTGCTGGCCAACGGCGACCGCGTGCTAGACGGGATCAGCAGCTGGTGGACCTGCCTCCATGGCCACGGCCACCCCAAGCTCATGGCGGCGCTGGAACGGCAGGGCGCCAGGCTTGACCATGTGATGTTCGCGGGCCTCACCCATGAGCCCGCCATCGAGCTGGTGGCGCGCTTGCGTCCCAGGCTGCCCCACGGGCTGACGCGCTGCTTCTTCTCGGACAACGGCTCCACCGCGGTGGAGGTGGCCCTGAAAATGGCCTTCCAGGCGCAGTTCCAGAAAGGCCAGACGCAGCGCATTCGTTTCGGCGCCCTACACATGGGCTATCACGGGGACACGCTGGGCGCGGTCGGAGTCGGCGAACTGGATAATTTCATGACTGGGCTGTTCCGGCCGCTGCTGTTGCGTTGCGAGCGGCTGGCGGTGCCCGAGGACCCGCGCCGGGAATTGGATGCGGATTTGGCAGGCTGGCCCGAGGCGCTGGAAACCGCGCGCCGGAGCCTCCAGTTATTCTTTGAACACCATGGCGATGGGCTCGCGGCGTTCATCGCCGAGCCGCTCCTGCAGGCGGCCGGGGGCATGCGCATGTGGCCGCCGGAGCTCCTGGCGGAACTGCGCGCCCAATGCGATGCCTACGGCGTCTACCTGATCCTCGATGAAGTCATGACGGGCTTCGGCCGCACGGGCAGTTTCTTCGCCCACAGCCAGGCGGGGGTCGCGCCGGATCTGCTCTGCCTTTCCAAGGGCCTCACCGGTGGCGTGCTGCCTCTGTCGCTGACCTGGGCCACCGATGAAATCTACGGCTGTTTCTGGGCCGACCACGCCGAGGGAAAAGCCTTCCTGCACGGCCACAGCTACACCGCCAATCCCCTCGCCTGCGCCGTGGCTTGCGCCAGCCTGGCGCTCTTCGATGAACAGCCGGTGATGGAGCAGGCGGCGCGATTGGGCGAGGCCATGCGCTCCGCCTGGAGCCAGTTGACGCAGCATCCCGCCGTCCGGCGGCCGCGGATCCTCGGCACGGTGGCCGCGGCCCAGTTGGTGGACCCTGCGACGGGCGCGCCGCATCCGGTGGATGCGCGATTCGGATGGCGACTCCATCGCAAAGCCATTGAAGCGGGGCTGCTCATAAGGCCCATCGGCGATTGCCTATACTTCATGCCGCCCCTGGGCACGCCCCCATCCCGTGCCAAAGAGGCCGTGGACACTATCACTCGCTTGTTGAAATAA
- a CDS encoding fumarylacetoacetate hydrolase family protein — protein MKLVTFLHQGAEKIGAVLPDGQILDLQAADPRLAVDMLTLIRQQDTLLPAARAAEAKAPASAKLPAASVALLAPVPRPVSMRDGYAFRQHVSTARRNRGLDMIPEFDLFPVTYFTNHLAVSGPGEVKVQDHHLARLDFELEVAVVTGRALHNATLEEADDAIFGYMVMNDWSARMLQMEEMKLNLGPCKGKDFATSLGPWLVTKDELDIEKTERGEILHAAMACDVNGRRLSNGNVDSMNWTFAQILQRSSYGIHMQPGEVIGSGTVGTGCLLELNGSKITDNLWLKAGDEVVMEIEGLGRLQNFVVHVPERLAGMPPELVGGTLPDLYAGSPGGEAGD, from the coding sequence ATGAAGCTTGTGACATTCCTTCATCAAGGGGCCGAAAAGATCGGGGCCGTGCTGCCGGACGGCCAGATATTGGACCTCCAGGCGGCGGATCCACGCCTGGCCGTGGACATGCTCACCCTCATCCGGCAGCAGGACACCCTGCTGCCGGCCGCCAGGGCGGCCGAAGCCAAGGCGCCTGCCTCGGCGAAGCTCCCGGCCGCCAGCGTCGCGCTGCTCGCTCCCGTGCCCCGCCCCGTCTCCATGCGCGATGGCTATGCCTTCCGCCAGCATGTCTCAACCGCCCGCCGCAACCGCGGCCTGGACATGATTCCCGAATTCGACCTGTTCCCGGTCACCTACTTCACGAATCATCTGGCGGTCTCGGGGCCCGGCGAGGTGAAAGTCCAGGACCACCATCTCGCGCGGCTGGATTTCGAGCTGGAGGTGGCGGTGGTCACGGGCCGCGCCCTGCACAACGCCACGCTGGAGGAAGCCGACGACGCGATCTTCGGCTACATGGTCATGAACGACTGGAGCGCGCGGATGCTCCAGATGGAAGAGATGAAACTAAATCTGGGACCCTGCAAGGGCAAGGACTTCGCGACCAGCCTCGGGCCCTGGCTGGTGACCAAGGATGAACTGGACATCGAGAAGACGGAGCGGGGAGAAATCCTCCACGCGGCCATGGCCTGCGATGTCAACGGACGCAGGCTCTCCAACGGCAACGTGGATTCCATGAACTGGACCTTCGCCCAGATCCTCCAGCGCTCGAGCTACGGCATCCACATGCAGCCCGGCGAAGTCATCGGCAGCGGCACCGTGGGGACCGGCTGCCTGCTGGAGCTCAACGGCAGCAAGATCACCGACAACCTCTGGCTCAAGGCGGGCGACGAGGTGGTGATGGAGATCGAAGGGCTGGGCCGGCTCCAGAACTTCGTGGTGCACGTCCCGGAGCGGTTGGCGGGCATGCCTCCTGAGCTCGTGGGCGGCACGCTGCCGGACCTGTACGCCGGGAGTCCCGGCGGCGAAGCCGGGGATTGA
- a CDS encoding 8-amino-7-oxononanoate synthase — translation MKASGNSGDQTIPASPNAASAAEVPGPWLDRLRGALRNREASIRQRRITPASGLDFCSNDYLGLRRDPRLAQAAFEAARAHGSGSGAARLLRGTTPLHDALEKSLAAWKACEACLLFNTGFQANATMLPALAGPGDAVFSDALNHASLVDGCRMAKSNGAHIGVYRHLDLSDLDAQMRAWRASSSGLALVATDGIFSMDGDAADLPALVELCKKHHALLVVDEAHATGLLGRTGAGLAELQGVHGQVHVVMGTLGKALGSFGAFVAGPSLLVDHLLNTARGFTFSTALPPPVVGAALQAAELAQAERWRSVRALEFADRVRGAFGQPHQDSAICSLVVGEEGRAMDLASRMQAEGFDVRAVRPPTVPEGTSRLRITTGAHLEEAQVDAMIQALRDRL, via the coding sequence ATGAAAGCCTCCGGAAATTCAGGCGATCAGACTATCCCGGCCTCCCCAAATGCGGCGTCCGCGGCGGAGGTTCCCGGCCCCTGGCTGGACCGTCTGAGGGGTGCGCTCCGGAACCGGGAAGCATCCATCCGCCAACGGCGCATCACCCCGGCTTCGGGACTGGATTTCTGCTCCAACGACTACCTGGGCCTGAGGCGCGACCCGAGGCTGGCCCAGGCCGCATTTGAAGCGGCCCGGGCCCACGGTTCAGGCAGCGGCGCGGCGCGGCTGCTGCGGGGCACGACGCCTCTGCACGATGCCCTGGAAAAATCGCTCGCCGCATGGAAGGCCTGCGAAGCCTGCCTGTTGTTCAACACCGGCTTCCAGGCCAACGCCACGATGCTTCCCGCCTTGGCGGGCCCCGGCGACGCTGTGTTCTCCGATGCCTTGAACCACGCCTCCCTGGTGGATGGGTGCCGGATGGCCAAATCGAACGGCGCGCACATCGGGGTCTACCGCCATCTGGATCTGTCGGATCTCGATGCGCAGATGCGGGCTTGGCGGGCTTCCAGCTCCGGCCTGGCCCTGGTGGCCACCGATGGAATCTTCAGCATGGACGGCGATGCGGCGGATCTTCCCGCCTTGGTCGAACTGTGCAAAAAACACCACGCGCTCCTGGTGGTGGACGAAGCCCACGCGACTGGACTCCTGGGCCGCACCGGCGCCGGCCTCGCAGAACTCCAGGGCGTCCACGGCCAGGTGCACGTGGTGATGGGGACCCTCGGCAAGGCGCTGGGAAGCTTCGGAGCCTTCGTCGCGGGGCCCTCGCTGCTCGTGGACCACCTGCTCAACACCGCCCGCGGCTTCACCTTTTCCACCGCGTTGCCGCCGCCCGTCGTGGGCGCCGCCCTCCAGGCCGCAGAACTGGCCCAGGCGGAGCGATGGCGTTCCGTCCGAGCGTTGGAATTCGCCGATCGCGTGCGGGGGGCCTTTGGGCAGCCGCACCAGGATTCCGCCATCTGTTCCCTGGTCGTGGGCGAGGAAGGTCGCGCCATGGACCTCGCATCCCGGATGCAGGCTGAGGGATTCGATGTACGCGCCGTGCGGCCGCCCACGGTGCCGGAAGGAACCTCGCGCTTGCGGATCACCACGGGCGCCCACCTGGAGGAGGCCCAGGTCGACGCCATGATCCAGGCTCTCCGGGACCGCTTGTGA
- a CDS encoding TonB-dependent receptor, which translates to MGTRRFHLFSLAALTTLSLSLSAQSTGVTTADLRGSVRTAAGVPVAKATVRLTQDATNQTRVLATDASGNYAFRLLPPGSYTLLVEAAGYSSKRVKDLVLRLGSTMDFNVNLAGVEASATVEVVGENTIVDPTRTQVSTVIDNNLINNLPINRRRFEDFSLTTPGVSKANSPDNGGAAANSGLTFAGVNPRSNNVMVDGLDNNDASSGSVRSTFSQEAVQEFQVVANGFSAEYGRAAGGTVNVVTKSGGNQFGGAVFYFRREGSLDARRPLSSGDQEFSQSQYGATVSGAIVKDKLFYFVSVERFEKDDTNNVTISPSVAESIRLNTGFQVKLGQIPYVENVTTGIVKLDWNQSDVSRWSLRTTWAKEYNENQLEWGGLVDRSAGGARRIEDKSFSVSNLFNASARFVNDFRILYSIRDHELLSLDDSHSPYTEILGAATYGTQRFLPQPRSEKSYQFVDTASFFFDKHSLKFGVDVMRTGLVGTLPLNFAGIYRFQAIPGFADGLAALNGVNPYGGHGLPAAFVQGFGDDYLDFDVDYQSAYIQDDWQVTPKFTLKLGVRYDREVLPEFKNTADYNWLDNPGASAGLLPSGTIGSILGAIGATATGRGPYDFGANFKTSRDWSSSKVSPRLAFTWQATPITRIYGGYGTFVGRTQLGPYAAVYLSNGTDLQTVGRRAPNAFASWASADGGSNRRYNNFNTAVGSPAKGGKVMLLPGEYSAPETNQANLGLEYSPKPNLKFTFDAVHSTGKNFMNVRDVNSTVPVNGTTTLRTPILYGPTGIPYSAIYRYDSTGESKYTGATVGFAWQMRDTISINTSYTYSKAEDNYIDWLTQFASQNTFDPMSEMSPSNQDQKNRLNFSAVFNTKNASSAWAKNWIISFIGRFTSGRPYSLWAGVDGDYGYRLNNAALPDTRDNRTYYGNGEGLSAPADRPAGVGRNSETTPNVYNLDMRLSRTFHFGGVNLEGVIEVFNVFNHYNVSKIQNFQEPPPGAPTFGTPIVTSSDFNRQFQVGVKLTF; encoded by the coding sequence ATGGGCACTCGACGCTTCCATCTTTTCTCTCTCGCCGCGCTGACCACGCTTTCCCTAAGCCTCTCGGCGCAGAGCACCGGCGTGACCACCGCGGATCTCAGGGGCTCGGTGCGCACCGCCGCTGGCGTTCCTGTGGCGAAGGCCACCGTGCGGCTCACCCAGGACGCCACCAACCAGACCCGGGTGCTGGCCACCGACGCGTCCGGGAATTATGCGTTCCGCCTGCTGCCGCCGGGCTCCTACACCTTGCTGGTGGAAGCGGCCGGCTATTCGAGCAAGCGCGTGAAGGACCTCGTGCTGCGCCTTGGAAGCACCATGGATTTCAACGTGAACCTGGCTGGGGTGGAAGCGTCCGCCACCGTTGAAGTCGTCGGTGAGAACACCATCGTCGACCCCACCCGGACCCAGGTTTCCACGGTCATCGACAACAACCTCATCAACAATCTGCCCATCAACCGCCGCCGCTTCGAGGACTTCAGCCTCACGACGCCCGGCGTGTCCAAGGCCAACAGCCCGGACAACGGCGGGGCCGCGGCGAATTCCGGCCTCACCTTCGCGGGCGTGAACCCCCGTTCCAACAACGTGATGGTGGACGGCCTCGACAACAACGATGCATCCTCGGGCTCCGTCCGCTCCACGTTCAGCCAGGAGGCGGTGCAGGAATTCCAGGTGGTGGCGAACGGCTTCTCGGCCGAGTACGGCCGGGCCGCAGGCGGCACCGTCAACGTCGTCACGAAGAGCGGCGGCAACCAGTTCGGCGGCGCGGTCTTCTACTTCCGCAGGGAAGGCAGCCTGGACGCCCGGCGCCCCTTGAGCTCCGGGGACCAGGAATTCTCGCAGAGCCAGTACGGCGCGACGGTCAGCGGCGCCATCGTCAAGGACAAGCTGTTCTATTTCGTGAGCGTCGAGCGGTTCGAAAAGGACGACACCAACAATGTGACTATCTCCCCCAGCGTCGCCGAGTCCATCCGGCTGAACACCGGGTTCCAGGTGAAGCTCGGCCAGATCCCCTACGTCGAGAACGTCACGACGGGCATTGTGAAACTGGACTGGAACCAGAGCGATGTGAGCCGCTGGAGCCTGCGCACGACCTGGGCCAAGGAGTACAACGAAAATCAGCTCGAGTGGGGCGGCCTGGTGGACCGCAGCGCCGGCGGCGCGCGGCGCATCGAGGACAAATCCTTCTCTGTGTCGAACCTGTTCAACGCCTCCGCGCGGTTCGTGAACGATTTCAGGATCCTCTACAGCATCCGCGACCACGAGCTGCTCAGCCTCGATGATTCCCATAGCCCCTACACCGAGATTCTTGGGGCGGCCACTTACGGCACCCAGCGTTTCCTGCCCCAGCCCCGCTCGGAAAAGAGCTACCAGTTCGTGGATACCGCCAGTTTCTTCTTCGACAAGCACAGCCTGAAGTTCGGCGTCGATGTGATGCGCACGGGTCTGGTGGGCACGCTCCCATTGAACTTCGCGGGCATCTACCGCTTCCAGGCGATTCCGGGATTCGCGGATGGCCTCGCCGCCCTCAATGGTGTGAATCCATACGGCGGCCACGGGTTGCCCGCCGCCTTCGTGCAGGGATTCGGGGACGACTACCTCGACTTCGACGTGGACTACCAGAGCGCCTACATCCAGGATGACTGGCAGGTCACGCCCAAGTTCACCCTGAAGCTCGGCGTGCGCTACGACCGCGAGGTCCTGCCGGAATTCAAGAACACCGCCGACTACAACTGGCTGGACAATCCTGGCGCTTCCGCCGGACTCCTCCCGAGCGGCACCATCGGCAGCATCCTCGGCGCCATCGGCGCCACCGCCACGGGCAGGGGCCCCTACGACTTCGGGGCTAATTTCAAGACGAGCCGCGACTGGAGCAGCAGCAAGGTATCGCCCCGGCTCGCCTTCACCTGGCAGGCCACGCCGATCACCCGTATCTACGGCGGCTACGGCACCTTCGTCGGCCGCACCCAGCTTGGACCCTATGCCGCCGTCTACCTGAGCAACGGCACGGATCTGCAGACCGTCGGACGCCGCGCCCCCAACGCCTTTGCCTCCTGGGCCAGCGCCGATGGCGGCTCCAACCGCCGCTACAACAACTTCAATACGGCCGTCGGAAGCCCGGCCAAGGGCGGCAAGGTCATGCTGCTTCCTGGTGAATACAGCGCGCCGGAAACCAACCAGGCGAACCTGGGCTTGGAGTACAGCCCCAAACCGAACCTGAAATTCACCTTCGACGCCGTCCATTCGACTGGCAAGAACTTCATGAACGTGAGGGACGTCAATTCCACGGTCCCGGTGAACGGAACCACCACCCTGCGCACGCCCATCCTGTACGGCCCGACCGGAATCCCCTACTCCGCCATCTACCGCTACGACTCCACCGGCGAGAGCAAGTACACCGGCGCCACCGTGGGCTTCGCCTGGCAGATGCGCGACACCATTTCCATCAACACCAGCTACACCTATAGCAAGGCCGAGGACAACTACATCGACTGGCTCACGCAGTTCGCCTCCCAGAACACCTTCGATCCCATGTCGGAGATGAGCCCCAGCAACCAGGACCAGAAGAACCGATTGAATTTCAGCGCGGTGTTCAACACCAAGAACGCCTCCAGTGCCTGGGCCAAGAACTGGATCATCTCCTTCATCGGCCGCTTCACTTCCGGCCGCCCTTACTCCCTATGGGCCGGAGTGGATGGAGATTACGGCTACCGGTTGAACAATGCGGCGCTTCCAGACACCCGTGACAACCGCACATACTACGGCAACGGCGAAGGCCTCTCCGCCCCGGCCGACCGTCCCGCCGGTGTTGGCCGCAATTCCGAGACCACTCCGAACGTGTACAACCTGGACATGCGCCTCTCCCGCACCTTCCACTTCGGCGGCGTGAACCTGGAAGGCGTCATTGAGGTCTTCAACGTCTTCAACCACTACAATGTGAGCAAGATCCAGAACTTCCAGGAACCGCCTCCGGGCGCTCCGACATTCGGAACGCCCATCGTCACCAGCAGCGATTTCAACCGCCAGTTCCAGGTGGGCGTCAAACTCACGTTCTGA
- the bioD gene encoding dethiobiotin synthase: MNHDLAASLPSPLWVLGTDTDVGKTWVAARIAEAWMKEGPVVYRKPFQCGVAEDDDPDSDLSALRGRGARAESFASFLAPLSPLAAAEAEGRRLDLDAALAWCRHPSEGRLLLEGVGGLLVPLCEDRHFLAWASELQIPCVLVARGGLGTLNHTLLSCEALMLRGWRIEAVLLNPGLDRSFEAAEGNAGILRRFLPLRVEVVRGDGGRPGLIPGRG; the protein is encoded by the coding sequence GTGAACCACGATCTCGCCGCCTCCCTGCCTTCGCCCCTCTGGGTCCTGGGAACGGATACCGACGTAGGCAAGACCTGGGTCGCCGCGCGCATCGCCGAGGCGTGGATGAAGGAGGGCCCGGTGGTCTACCGCAAGCCGTTCCAATGCGGGGTCGCGGAGGACGATGACCCGGATTCGGACCTTTCCGCCCTTCGGGGAAGAGGCGCCCGCGCGGAGTCGTTCGCTTCCTTCCTCGCGCCCCTGTCCCCTTTGGCCGCAGCGGAAGCCGAAGGACGGCGACTCGATCTGGACGCTGCCCTGGCCTGGTGCCGCCACCCCAGCGAAGGACGCCTGCTGCTGGAAGGCGTGGGCGGCTTGTTGGTGCCGCTCTGCGAAGACCGGCATTTCCTGGCCTGGGCATCGGAGCTGCAAATCCCTTGCGTGCTGGTGGCCAGGGGCGGCCTGGGCACGCTCAACCACACGCTCCTGAGCTGCGAAGCCCTGATGCTCCGGGGTTGGCGCATCGAGGCGGTGCTCCTGAACCCCGGCCTTGACCGGTCCTTCGAAGCCGCGGAGGGGAATGCCGGGATCCTCAGGCGCTTCCTCCCGCTTCGGGTGGAGGTCGTGCGTGGCGATGGCGGCCGCCCCGGTTTGATTCCCGGAAGGGGCTGA